The Sporosarcina sp. Te-1 DNA window TCGCCTTAATGGGCGGTCCGGATTTTTTATTCTGTTGCATGTCGAACTCTTGTTACAATCCACTCGACATTAATTCGCGGCTGCGTTCTTAGCACATTTCGGGCATGTTCCGTATACTTCCAAGCGATGAGAATTAACTTTGAATCCTGTTACGTGTGATGCCAGGTGTTCCACTTCTTCCAGTCCCGGATGATGAAAATCGACAATCGTGCCGCATTGATCACAAATAATATGATAATGATCATGTGTCACGAAATCGAATCGGCTTGACGAATCACCATATGTGAGTTCTTTCACGAGTCCTGCATTCCGGAAGACGCGAAGATTGTTATAGACCGTCGCTACACTCATATTAGGAAAGTCATGTTCTAATGCTTTATATATTTCATCAGCTGTTGGATGTGACTCCGAAGAGATTAGGAATTCCAATATAGCATGCCGTTGTGGTGTAATACGTACTCCACTTTCTTTTAATGTGACCAGCGCGTCTTTCAATGCGATTTCAGACATCGCTAACACCCCAATCCAAAAAGATTATCTCTTTATAATTATTATAATCAGTTTACAGAAAAAAGGTGCCTGCTGTCAATCAATCTGCTGGACAAACGTCTATAACATGGAATTCTAAATTAATATCCCCGTTCAGGATCCACTAAATTGATCAACTGTCTGTCCCCTGACTGCCATATCGATAAGTTCTTATTGAAAATTTCAAGTGCCCTTGGAACGTAATTTCTCGAATGGCTCGATATATGCGGGGAGATCGTCACATTGGACAGTTCCCAGAGTTCGCTATCCAAAGGCAGTGGTTCCCTTTCAAAAACATCGAGTACAGCATGTCCAATTTTCCCGGTGCGCAAAGCTTCCACAATATCCTTTTCGCGCACTAGATCCCCGCGCCCGAAATTCAAGAATACCGCTGTTGATTTCATTACATCAAAATGCCGGCTTGTCAGTAATCCCTTTGTTTCAGATGTGCTTGGCAATACCGATATGACAAAATCAGCTTCGGGCAAGGCCTCCTCCAACCTGGAGAACTCAACAATATCATCCACCGAATCCACCGGCTTGCCGGAACGATTGCAGCCAATCGTTTTAACGCCAAATGCTTTCAGCAACCGTCCTATTTCCCCACCGATAGCACCTGGACCCAGAATAAGTGCAGTAGACCCGGATAACTCAACCGAGCGGACTTTCTTATTCCATTCCTTCTGCTTTTGATGTTCGTAAATGGCCGGCAAAGAACGGCATAGCGCTAAAATATGCGCCAATACCGATTCGGCCATCGGTGTTTTATGAATTCCTCTTACGTTGCTGACGACAATATTCCGCTTGGCGATTTCGGCCAACGGCATTTTCTCGACCCCAGCAGAAGCCACCATGATCCATTCAAGCGAGCGCGCTTTTTCCAGAATAGAAACATCGATATCTTCCCCGTAGGTAACGATCACATTGGCATCTTCCAGTTCGGCTTCCTTGATGGACGGGTAGATGCGAAATGAAACATCTGGAAATTGCTTTGTCAGTTCCTCATATTGTGTATCCTTTAATTTAAATGTAAATACGACTTTCAACCCGATTCCCCCTAGTTTTTCGCGTTGATTAACTGATCGAGTGAAGTAAAGACTTCTTGAATATGCCCTTTCACAGACACTTTCCGCCACTCCTTCACGACTGTTCCTGTCGGGTCGATCAGAAAGGTTGAGCGTTCAATTCCCATATATTCTTTCCCAAAGTTCTTTTTCAGCTTCCAAACGCCATACTTCTCCGCAACAGTATGGTCCGCATCGACGAGCAATGAAAACGGCAGTCCCTGTTTTTCGATGAACTTTTCATGAGATGCCTCGCTATCCGGACTAACGCCTAAAATGACGGCGTTCAGGTTGCTAAAATCTCCATGTGCATCTCGGAAATCGCAAGCTTGTGTCGTGCAGCCAGGCGTCGCATCCTTCGGATAAAAATAAAGAACGACATACATTTCGCCGGCGAAGTCCTGTAATGACACGAGGTTCCCTTTTTCATCGGGCAATTGAAATTCCGGTGCAGGCATTCCTTCCAACTTCTCCATTATCATCACTCCTTTTCTTTCCTCCATCGTACCGGACACAACGCCCAGTTTCAATTTCTTTGGCGTGAAGCGGTATTTTTGTTTAAAATGGAGGAGCAGTTAATTGAACGGAGGCTAAATTATGATCAGAACCAAATCAGAAGAAATCTATCGCGAAGCTTGCGAGCATATAGTCGGAGGGGTGAACAGCCCTTCGCGCGGATATAAAGCGGTTGGCGGTGGCGCCCCGACTGTCATGGAACGAGCGGAAGGAGCCTATTTCTGGGATGTCGACGGAAATAAGTATATCGACTATTTGGGTGCTTATGGCCCGATCATTACTGGCCATGCTCATCCTCATATTACAGAAGCGATCACACAAGCAGCCAAAACAGGGGTCTTATATGGAACACCTACCCCGCATGAAGTGAAATTCGCCAAGATGCTGAAAGATGCAATTCCTGGTATGGATAAGGTCCGCTTTGTCAATTCAGGTACTGAAGCAGTTATGACAACAATCCGGGTGGCTAGAGCTTATACAGGCAGAACAAAAATCATGAAGTTTGCAGGCTGCTATCATGGCCACTCAGATCTTGTACTGGTAGCCGCAGGGTCCGGTCCTGCCACTCTTGGGACACCCGATTCAGCGGGAGTGCCGGCTTCCATTGCGCAAGAAGTGATTACTATCCCCTTCAATAATCCTGAGGCATTCCGTGAAGCGATGGATAAATGGGGAAAGGAAGTCGCATGTATCCTCGTCGAACCGATTGTAGGCAACTTTGGAATTGTCGAGCCGAAGGATGGGTTCTTGCAAACTGTGCACGAAGTGGCGAAAGAAAAAGGAGCTCTTGTCGTCTACGATGAAGTGATCACAGCTTTTCGATTCCATTACGGTGCTGCCCAAACGATGCTCGGCTTTACTCCTGACTTGACTGCTTTCGGTAAAATTATCGGCGGCGGACTGCCGATTGGAGCATATGGCGGAAAGAAAGAAATTATGGATGAGGTCGCACCATTAGGCCCTGCTTATCAAGCTGGGACAATGGCAGGCAATCCTGCCTCCATGCTTGCCGGAATCGCTTGTTTGGAAGTACTTCAACAGCCTGGCGTGTATGAGCAGCTCGATCGATTGGGCGCCAAGCTGGAAGAGGGCATCTTATCGGCAGCAGAGCAACACGGAATCCAATTGACGATTAATCGCCTCGGCGGTGCTTTAACCCTATACTTCACGGACCA harbors:
- the perR gene encoding peroxide-responsive transcriptional repressor PerR, yielding MSEIALKDALVTLKESGVRITPQRHAILEFLISSESHPTADEIYKALEHDFPNMSVATVYNNLRVFRNAGLVKELTYGDSSSRFDFVTHDHYHIICDQCGTIVDFHHPGLEEVEHLASHVTGFKVNSHRLEVYGTCPKCAKNAAAN
- a CDS encoding D-2-hydroxyacid dehydrogenase, coding for MKVVFTFKLKDTQYEELTKQFPDVSFRIYPSIKEAELEDANVIVTYGEDIDVSILEKARSLEWIMVASAGVEKMPLAEIAKRNIVVSNVRGIHKTPMAESVLAHILALCRSLPAIYEHQKQKEWNKKVRSVELSGSTALILGPGAIGGEIGRLLKAFGVKTIGCNRSGKPVDSVDDIVEFSRLEEALPEADFVISVLPSTSETKGLLTSRHFDVMKSTAVFLNFGRGDLVREKDIVEALRTGKIGHAVLDVFEREPLPLDSELWELSNVTISPHISSHSRNYVPRALEIFNKNLSIWQSGDRQLINLVDPERGY
- the bcp gene encoding thioredoxin-dependent thiol peroxidase — its product is MEKLEGMPAPEFQLPDEKGNLVSLQDFAGEMYVVLYFYPKDATPGCTTQACDFRDAHGDFSNLNAVILGVSPDSEASHEKFIEKQGLPFSLLVDADHTVAEKYGVWKLKKNFGKEYMGIERSTFLIDPTGTVVKEWRKVSVKGHIQEVFTSLDQLINAKN
- a CDS encoding glutamate-1-semialdehyde 2,1-aminomutase, with protein sequence MIRTKSEEIYREACEHIVGGVNSPSRGYKAVGGGAPTVMERAEGAYFWDVDGNKYIDYLGAYGPIITGHAHPHITEAITQAAKTGVLYGTPTPHEVKFAKMLKDAIPGMDKVRFVNSGTEAVMTTIRVARAYTGRTKIMKFAGCYHGHSDLVLVAAGSGPATLGTPDSAGVPASIAQEVITIPFNNPEAFREAMDKWGKEVACILVEPIVGNFGIVEPKDGFLQTVHEVAKEKGALVVYDEVITAFRFHYGAAQTMLGFTPDLTAFGKIIGGGLPIGAYGGKKEIMDEVAPLGPAYQAGTMAGNPASMLAGIACLEVLQQPGVYEQLDRLGAKLEEGILSAAEQHGIQLTINRLGGALTLYFTDQTIENYEQAEATDGVTFGKFFKLMLERGINLAPSKYEAWFLTIAHTENDVEETLQAVDESFKELAAVKA